From Hugenholtzia roseola DSM 9546, one genomic window encodes:
- a CDS encoding RluA family pseudouridine synthase, which yields MKTNYPFKVIYEDNHLLIVNKEAGVLSQGDKTGDESLVEYAKAFLKEKYDKQGNVFCGLVHRLDRPVSGLVVLAKTSKGLERMNALFKNRKINKVYWAVVKRKPPKKEDKLVHYLIKDTQKNVVSAFDYPQEGAQRAELRYRYIGAVNHFHLLEITPLTGRPHQIRVQLAAIGSPIRGDVKYGFPKANPDGNINLHARRTNFIHPIKQTPLICVAGLPNDYFWEEFLILDDMEVKDKALDYFYSV from the coding sequence ATGAAAACGAACTATCCCTTTAAGGTGATTTACGAAGACAATCATTTATTGATTGTCAATAAAGAAGCAGGCGTTTTGAGCCAAGGCGATAAGACAGGCGATGAGAGTTTGGTAGAATATGCCAAAGCCTTTTTAAAGGAAAAGTACGACAAACAAGGCAATGTCTTCTGTGGGTTAGTACACCGTTTAGACCGTCCAGTGAGCGGTTTGGTAGTTTTAGCCAAGACCTCAAAAGGCTTAGAGCGCATGAACGCCCTTTTCAAAAATCGCAAAATCAACAAGGTCTATTGGGCTGTGGTCAAGCGCAAGCCACCCAAAAAAGAGGATAAATTAGTGCATTATCTTATCAAAGATACGCAAAAAAACGTCGTTTCTGCCTTCGACTATCCGCAAGAAGGGGCGCAGCGTGCCGAATTGCGCTATCGCTATATCGGGGCTGTCAATCATTTTCACCTCTTGGAAATCACCCCCCTGACGGGCAGACCGCACCAGATTCGCGTGCAACTTGCTGCCATCGGCTCACCCATTCGTGGTGATGTCAAGTACGGTTTTCCAAAGGCAAATCCCGATGGAAACATCAATTTACACGCGCGTCGCACCAATTTCATTCACCCCATCAAACAAACGCCCCTGATTTGTGTGGCAGGGCTGCCCAATGATTATTTTTGGGAGGAGTTTCTGATTTTGGACGACATGGAGGTGAAAGACAAAGCCTTAGATTATTTTTA